A region from the Pseudomonas sp. KU26590 genome encodes:
- a CDS encoding saccharopine dehydrogenase family protein: MSKQTFDVIIFGATGYTGRLVAEYFFTQYGVDGPVKWAIAGRSLSKLEAIRDSWANAAALPLIVADAQDRASVRDMVAATRVVITTAGPFSVYGSDLVAACAESGTDYVDLSGEIPWIAQMIGSYQAQAQASGARLVFSCGFDSVPFDLGVWFTQQQVMKKFARYAPRIRGRVRKMQGVLSGGTFLSVDAVVAAAAQDPALGALVADPFAYTPGFKGVEQPDDQTPYQDELAQTWVGPFIMSGINSKAVHRTNLLEGHLWGTSFQYDEMLMLKAQPSEDDEPGLAGFSFNEGGHPQPGQGPTQKELEAGFYDVLFIAELADGQVLKASVSCDEDPGYLSTSKMLAESAMALAFDVTREETPGGCWTPAAALNEALLNRLTEKAGLRFTVEG, translated from the coding sequence ATGAGTAAACAAACATTCGATGTGATCATTTTCGGCGCCACGGGTTACACCGGTCGGCTGGTCGCTGAATACTTCTTCACTCAATACGGCGTCGACGGCCCTGTTAAGTGGGCCATTGCCGGTCGCAGCTTGAGCAAGCTGGAAGCCATTCGGGACAGTTGGGCAAACGCCGCAGCGCTGCCGCTGATCGTGGCCGATGCCCAGGACCGGGCGTCCGTGCGCGACATGGTTGCCGCGACCCGGGTGGTGATTACCACCGCAGGGCCGTTTTCGGTCTATGGCTCGGACCTGGTGGCAGCCTGCGCCGAGTCGGGGACGGACTACGTCGACCTCTCGGGGGAGATCCCCTGGATTGCCCAAATGATCGGCAGCTATCAGGCCCAAGCCCAGGCATCGGGCGCGCGACTGGTGTTCTCCTGTGGTTTCGATTCGGTGCCGTTCGACCTCGGCGTATGGTTCACCCAGCAGCAGGTCATGAAGAAGTTCGCTCGCTACGCGCCTCGGATCAGGGGCCGCGTGCGCAAGATGCAAGGCGTGCTGTCCGGTGGCACGTTCCTGAGTGTCGATGCGGTGGTTGCAGCGGCAGCGCAGGATCCTGCGTTGGGCGCACTGGTCGCCGATCCATTTGCCTACACACCGGGATTCAAAGGTGTCGAGCAACCTGATGATCAGACCCCCTACCAGGATGAACTGGCTCAGACCTGGGTCGGGCCTTTCATCATGTCGGGCATCAATTCCAAGGCGGTGCATCGCACAAACTTGCTGGAAGGGCACCTGTGGGGCACGTCGTTTCAGTACGACGAAATGCTGATGCTCAAGGCACAACCGAGCGAAGACGATGAGCCTGGCCTGGCGGGCTTCTCCTTTAATGAGGGCGGTCATCCGCAACCGGGGCAAGGGCCGACACAGAAGGAGCTTGAGGCAGGCTTTTATGATGTGCTGTTCATCGCTGAACTGGCCGATGGTCAGGTGCTCAAGGCATCCGTGAGTTGCGACGAGGATCCGGGCTACCTGTCGACATCCAAGATGTTGGCCGAGTCAGCGATGGCGTTGGCGTTCGATGTGACACGTGAGGAGACCCCGGGCGGTTGCTGGACGCCCGCGGCGGCGTTGAATGAGGCGTTGCTCAACCGCCTGACTGAAAAAGCCGGACTGAGGTTTACAGTCGAGGGCTAA
- a CDS encoding NADP-dependent oxidoreductase, whose product MFDLFRLTQQPQYTLMNIASLGTDLSGEVVALGDGASRFSVGDNVYAMVRFPKDLRTGNSAYAEYIRIDENELALKPTGVDHVQAAGAPMSLLTVWQFLIDLGHDEPNPFQSFRHEPVPLRGKTVLVNGAGGAVGHLAVQVAKWKGARVIAVASGKHESLLCDLGAEAFIDHTMTAAEDVAKHVDLVIDAVDGANMKRFLSVIKPGGALFLVNPMGFCGHEEAADLGITVSSTQVRSNGMQLAEAGRLLEDGTVRVVIDSTFALAQASDAHHRASRGSIQGKIVLIA is encoded by the coding sequence ATGTTCGATCTCTTCCGCCTGACGCAACAGCCGCAATACACGCTCATGAATATCGCGTCCTTAGGCACGGATTTGTCGGGGGAGGTAGTCGCGCTCGGCGACGGAGCCTCCAGATTCAGCGTCGGTGACAACGTCTATGCAATGGTGCGTTTTCCCAAAGATCTGAGGACGGGCAACAGCGCCTACGCCGAATACATACGCATCGATGAGAACGAGTTGGCGTTGAAACCCACCGGCGTAGACCACGTCCAGGCCGCAGGTGCGCCGATGTCGTTGCTCACTGTCTGGCAGTTTCTGATTGATCTGGGCCACGACGAGCCGAATCCCTTTCAGTCATTTCGACATGAGCCCGTACCGCTGCGCGGCAAGACCGTGCTGGTCAACGGTGCTGGAGGTGCAGTGGGGCACCTGGCGGTGCAGGTTGCCAAATGGAAGGGGGCGCGCGTCATCGCGGTCGCCTCCGGTAAGCATGAGAGCCTGCTTTGCGACTTGGGCGCAGAGGCATTTATCGATCACACCATGACGGCCGCTGAAGACGTCGCAAAGCATGTGGATCTGGTGATTGACGCCGTCGATGGTGCGAATATGAAACGCTTTCTGAGCGTCATAAAACCGGGCGGCGCTCTCTTCCTGGTCAACCCCATGGGCTTCTGCGGGCATGAAGAAGCAGCTGATCTTGGCATCACCGTTTCCTCAACGCAGGTGCGCTCCAACGGCATGCAATTGGCAGAGGCTGGCCGCTTGTTGGAGGACGGAACGGTTCGCGTGGTAATCGACAGTACGTTTGCGCTGGCCCAGGCATCAGATGCGCACCACCGGGCTTCACGGGGAAGTATTCAAGGAAAGATCGTACTTATCGCCTGA
- a CDS encoding 2OG-Fe(II) oxygenase — protein sequence MKLTTEGIAHELRSFGVAYLPPSSGIYDEIVWQEIDLLIKSPDLPWEKILIGDADEKNDLHVARFMTDIDIPKYVNLPHSLKMKDLVCQPELMNIFTSLFDAEEFFIRRMQVNKMQTNSYIGKHLDIDSNPDYSYSIVLQLGDGFSGGEFTVYDQAGSVSRSIKPALASVVISDCTFAHEVETVTAGNRISLVFFVSKYADHNRRSRPPQTPAMA from the coding sequence ATGAAACTTACTACAGAAGGAATAGCGCATGAGCTCAGGTCGTTTGGAGTGGCGTACCTTCCGCCGAGTAGTGGAATATATGATGAGATCGTCTGGCAAGAAATCGATTTATTAATTAAATCACCTGATTTGCCGTGGGAGAAGATTCTCATCGGGGATGCGGATGAGAAAAATGATTTGCATGTTGCCAGGTTCATGACCGATATAGATATACCGAAGTATGTAAATCTTCCGCACTCACTCAAGATGAAAGATCTGGTCTGCCAGCCCGAACTCATGAACATATTTACTAGCCTCTTTGACGCTGAAGAATTCTTCATACGCCGTATGCAGGTAAATAAAATGCAAACGAATTCATATATTGGGAAACATCTGGACATCGATAGCAACCCTGATTATTCATATTCTATTGTTCTGCAGCTCGGCGACGGGTTTTCGGGAGGAGAGTTTACAGTCTACGACCAGGCGGGATCTGTATCGCGGTCGATAAAGCCAGCACTGGCATCTGTCGTAATCAGCGACTGTACTTTCGCGCACGAGGTCGAAACAGTGACCGCAGGTAACCGGATCTCGCTGGTTTTTTTTGTAAGTAAATACGCAGATCACAACAGGCGGAGTCGTCCTCCCCAAACACCGGCTATGGCGTAA
- a CDS encoding rhodanese-related sulfurtransferase, producing MSHHTRSCADIRRALLAHEEVALVDVREEAPFAEAHPLFAANIPLSKLELEVLARIPRLDTAVTVYDNGEGLAERALKRFQDLGYTDVKLLEGGLQGWRDAGGELFIDVNVPSKAFGELVEHHRHTPSLAAEEVKQLLDAKADVVVLDARRFDEYQTMSIPSGVSVPGAELVLRARELAPDPNTRIIVNCAGRTRSIIGTQSLVNAGLPNPISALRNGTIGWLLAGQTLDHGQSRRFPQVSEATREVARADARNVADKARVKRGSRGDLPVWRAETSRTTYLFDVRTPEEFEAGHVPGARSTPGGQLVQETDHYASVRGARIVLLDDDGVRANMSASWLAQLGWEVFVVDDLGLEDFSENGGWNAPSPPAPQVEEISAETLREWREQSGVAVLDFTASAHYVKQHIPGAWWTLRADLANALQNIPVAERYVLTCGSSKLARLAVSEVEALTGKPVFVLKDGTASWVAAEFELEHGESHLASPRIDRYRRPYEGTDAPREAMQAYLDWEYGLVEQLGRDGTHGFYVI from the coding sequence ATGAGCCATCACACCCGTTCCTGTGCCGACATCCGCCGCGCCCTGCTCGCCCATGAAGAAGTCGCGCTGGTCGATGTCCGCGAAGAAGCCCCGTTCGCCGAAGCTCATCCACTGTTCGCCGCCAACATCCCGTTGTCGAAACTGGAGCTGGAAGTACTCGCGCGCATCCCCCGTCTCGACACCGCTGTGACCGTTTATGACAACGGTGAGGGTCTGGCCGAACGCGCCTTGAAGCGTTTTCAGGACTTGGGTTACACCGACGTGAAGCTGCTTGAAGGCGGACTGCAGGGCTGGCGCGACGCCGGCGGCGAGCTGTTCATAGACGTCAACGTGCCGAGCAAGGCGTTCGGCGAACTGGTGGAGCACCATCGCCACACGCCGTCGTTGGCCGCCGAAGAGGTCAAGCAGTTGCTCGACGCCAAGGCTGACGTGGTGGTGCTGGATGCGCGGCGGTTCGATGAATACCAGACCATGAGCATTCCCAGCGGCGTCAGCGTGCCCGGCGCCGAACTGGTGCTGCGCGCGCGTGAGCTGGCGCCCGATCCCAACACCCGCATCATCGTCAACTGCGCCGGCCGTACGCGCAGCATCATCGGCACCCAGTCGCTGGTGAATGCCGGCCTGCCCAACCCCATTTCCGCCCTGCGCAATGGCACGATCGGCTGGCTGTTGGCCGGGCAGACGCTGGATCATGGGCAATCCCGGCGCTTCCCGCAGGTCAGTGAAGCGACCCGGGAAGTCGCTCGGGCGGATGCGCGCAACGTCGCGGATAAGGCGCGAGTGAAACGCGGCAGCCGCGGGGACTTGCCGGTCTGGCGGGCAGAAACGAGTCGCACGACGTACCTGTTCGATGTGCGCACGCCGGAGGAATTCGAAGCCGGCCATGTGCCGGGTGCCCGTTCGACGCCGGGCGGCCAGTTGGTGCAGGAGACTGACCATTACGCCAGCGTGCGCGGCGCACGAATCGTGTTGCTGGATGACGACGGCGTGCGCGCGAACATGTCTGCTTCGTGGCTCGCGCAGCTAGGCTGGGAAGTGTTCGTGGTGGACGACCTGGGCCTTGAGGATTTCAGCGAAAACGGCGGCTGGAACGCCCCCAGTCCGCCCGCGCCGCAGGTCGAGGAGATCAGCGCCGAAACGCTGCGCGAGTGGCGCGAGCAAAGTGGCGTGGCGGTGCTGGATTTCACCGCCAGCGCCCACTACGTCAAGCAGCATATTCCAGGCGCCTGGTGGACGCTGCGTGCCGACCTTGCCAACGCGCTGCAGAACATCCCCGTCGCTGAGCGTTACGTGCTGACCTGTGGCAGCAGCAAACTCGCGCGGCTTGCGGTGTCGGAGGTCGAGGCGCTGACCGGCAAGCCGGTGTTTGTGCTGAAGGACGGCACCGCCAGCTGGGTGGCGGCGGAGTTCGAGCTTGAGCACGGCGAAAGCCATCTGGCCTCCCCGCGCATTGACCGCTATCGCCGGCCTTATGAAGGCACCGATGCCCCGCGTGAGGCGATGCAGGCCTATCTGGATTGGGAGTATGGATTGGTCGAGCAATTGGGCCGCGACGGGACCCACGGGTTTTATGTGATCTGA
- a CDS encoding LysR family transcriptional regulator — translation MVRDTVTDLLALLRVAREGSFTKAAAQLGVSQPALSRTITKLESRLGVQLLTRSTRSVAPTEAGARLIESIGPHFDGIESGLNELSELSGMPAGSLRITSMEHATHLVLAPAALQLMTDYPGIKVEINDSYALVDIVAERFDAGIRLGAQLAQDMISMPIGRDFRMALVAAPAYLEHRAKPLTPQDLTEHACINLRQPTSGGLWAWPFAKNGREIKVRADGHLVSNNIWLMRDFVRAGAGLGYFPEHLVEQDLAQGRLVRLLEDWTGTVTGYHLYYPSRRQHKPAFRLLLDALRDQSGR, via the coding sequence ATCGTGCGCGACACCGTCACCGACCTCTTGGCCCTCCTTCGAGTGGCCCGTGAAGGCAGTTTTACCAAAGCGGCGGCCCAGCTTGGCGTTTCCCAGCCTGCGCTGAGCCGCACCATCACCAAGCTGGAATCGCGCCTGGGTGTGCAATTGCTGACCCGCAGTACCCGCAGCGTCGCGCCGACCGAAGCCGGAGCGCGCCTGATCGAGAGCATCGGGCCGCATTTTGACGGGATCGAGTCAGGGCTCAACGAGCTGAGCGAACTCAGCGGCATGCCCGCTGGTAGCCTGCGCATCACCTCCATGGAGCACGCAACCCATCTAGTCCTTGCCCCGGCTGCGCTGCAATTGATGACCGACTATCCGGGCATCAAGGTTGAAATCAACGACAGCTACGCATTGGTCGACATCGTTGCAGAGCGCTTCGATGCCGGTATCCGCCTGGGGGCGCAGCTGGCTCAGGACATGATCAGCATGCCCATCGGCCGGGATTTTCGCATGGCATTGGTGGCCGCCCCCGCCTATCTGGAACACCGTGCTAAACCCCTGACGCCACAGGATCTGACCGAGCACGCCTGTATCAACCTGCGCCAGCCCACCTCGGGAGGATTGTGGGCTTGGCCTTTCGCAAAAAACGGGAGAGAAATCAAAGTACGCGCCGACGGGCATCTGGTGAGTAACAACATCTGGCTCATGCGTGATTTTGTCAGGGCGGGTGCCGGACTGGGGTACTTCCCGGAGCATCTGGTCGAGCAAGATCTGGCACAAGGTCGCCTGGTGCGGCTGCTTGAGGACTGGACTGGCACCGTCACCGGGTATCACCTCTACTACCCAAGCCGGCGCCAACACAAACCGGCTTTTCGTCTGCTTCTGGATGCCCTGCGTGATCAGTCAGGTCGCTGA
- a CDS encoding cysteine dioxygenase, whose product MTHIRHPERLRAFIGELAELIDSNPGEGDLLSRGGKLLGQLVSHDDWLPDEFAIPDPTRYQQFLLHADSRQRFSVVSFVWGPGQSTPIHDHRVSGLIGMLRGAEYSQGFARSADGRLEQEGPAIRLEPGHVEALSPRSNDIHQVRNAFDDQVSISIHVYGANIGAVKRAVYQPDGSEKLFISGYSNAFLPNIWDLSKENQA is encoded by the coding sequence ATGACCCACATCCGACACCCTGAACGACTCAGGGCTTTTATCGGCGAGCTGGCCGAGCTGATCGATAGCAATCCGGGGGAAGGCGACCTGCTTTCACGGGGTGGCAAGCTACTGGGGCAACTGGTCAGTCATGACGACTGGCTGCCGGATGAGTTCGCGATTCCCGATCCGACGCGCTATCAACAGTTTCTGTTGCACGCCGACTCAAGGCAGCGGTTTTCGGTCGTCAGCTTTGTGTGGGGACCGGGCCAGAGCACGCCGATTCATGACCACCGCGTCTCGGGCTTGATCGGCATGCTGCGCGGGGCGGAGTATTCGCAGGGGTTCGCCCGCAGCGCCGATGGCCGACTGGAACAGGAAGGCCCGGCGATCCGCCTGGAGCCCGGCCACGTCGAGGCCTTGTCGCCGCGCAGCAACGACATTCATCAGGTCCGCAATGCCTTCGACGACCAGGTGTCGATCAGTATTCATGTCTACGGTGCCAACATTGGCGCCGTGAAGCGCGCCGTTTATCAGCCCGATGGCAGCGAAAAGCTGTTCATCTCGGGTTATTCCAACGCCTTTCTCCCGAACATCTGGGATCTGTCAAAAGAGAACCAAGCCTAA
- a CDS encoding class II aldolase/adducin family protein: protein MSNVSALPVQSSVSTIANASSVRDRVSPQEWEVRVKLAAAYRFAALKRWTDHIYTHFSARVPGPDEHFLINAFGLLFDEITASNLVKVDIDGTIVDDPTGLGINNAGYVIHSAIHAARPDLQAVLHTHTRDGIAVSAQKNGLLLISQHSLGFSGRLAYHGYEGIAQDLGERERLVADLGDKSVMILRNHGLLTAGLSVEHAFQQLHNLEYACNIQIAAQAAGNAELIFPPEEVVNRVEEQAKVLKSGTGPGVTRHWNALIRELDRHGTDYQA, encoded by the coding sequence ATGAGCAACGTCAGTGCTTTACCCGTTCAGTCCAGCGTCAGCACCATCGCTAATGCCAGCAGCGTACGCGATCGGGTCAGCCCGCAAGAGTGGGAGGTGCGGGTGAAACTGGCGGCGGCTTACCGGTTCGCCGCCCTGAAACGCTGGACCGATCACATCTACACGCACTTTTCCGCGCGCGTGCCGGGTCCTGACGAGCACTTCCTGATCAACGCCTTTGGCTTGCTGTTCGACGAGATCACGGCCTCCAATCTGGTCAAAGTCGATATCGACGGCACCATCGTCGATGACCCGACCGGCCTGGGCATCAACAACGCCGGCTATGTGATCCACAGCGCCATCCATGCAGCGCGCCCTGATTTGCAGGCGGTGCTGCACACCCACACCCGCGACGGGATTGCCGTCTCTGCGCAGAAAAACGGGCTATTGCTGATCTCCCAGCATTCCCTCGGTTTCTCCGGGCGCTTGGCGTACCACGGTTACGAAGGCATCGCGCAGGACCTCGGCGAGCGCGAACGACTGGTGGCGGACCTGGGCGACAAGAGCGTGATGATCCTGCGCAACCACGGTCTGCTCACGGCAGGGCTGAGTGTCGAGCATGCGTTTCAACAGCTGCACAACCTCGAATACGCCTGCAACATCCAGATTGCCGCGCAGGCGGCGGGCAATGCCGAACTGATCTTCCCGCCTGAGGAAGTGGTGAATAGGGTGGAAGAACAGGCCAAGGTGCTCAAAAGCGGCACGGGGCCTGGCGTGACACGGCACTGGAATGCGCTGATTCGCGAACTGGATCGGCACGGGACGGATTATCAGGCGTGA
- a CDS encoding NAD(P)H-quinone oxidoreductase, translating into MNVPNRMNYIEITEPGGPEVLKIMQADVPTPGDHELLIRVHAAGINRPDVIQRSGKYPMKPGMTPVPGLEVAGEVVGVGANVADFKLGDKVCALTNGGGYAEYCVVAATQSLPVPDGVDMIQAAAIPETFFTVWANLFELGRARKGCTVLIHGGTSGIGTTALMLCKALGIKAFATAGSQEKCDRIRALGGEAINYREVDFAQEIARQTHEKGVDVILDIMGGSYFESNVASLARRGRLVIIGFLGGSSVKDFNLLALMEKQGSVTGSMMRSRSAEEKAEIARAVLANVWPLLSQGECLPIIDRVFPLADAVQAHQRMEQGDHVGKIVLKVV; encoded by the coding sequence ATGAATGTGCCAAACCGTATGAACTACATCGAGATCACCGAACCCGGTGGCCCCGAAGTGTTAAAGATAATGCAGGCCGATGTGCCAACGCCGGGTGATCACGAGTTGCTGATCCGGGTTCACGCCGCCGGCATCAATCGTCCTGATGTCATACAGCGTTCGGGCAAATACCCGATGAAACCCGGCATGACCCCTGTGCCCGGGCTGGAAGTGGCCGGTGAGGTTGTTGGGGTTGGCGCAAACGTGGCCGATTTCAAGCTGGGCGACAAGGTCTGTGCGCTGACCAATGGCGGTGGTTACGCCGAATACTGCGTTGTGGCGGCCACCCAATCATTACCGGTCCCTGACGGCGTGGACATGATTCAGGCCGCGGCTATTCCGGAAACATTCTTTACCGTGTGGGCCAATCTTTTCGAACTGGGCCGTGCCCGAAAGGGCTGCACCGTATTGATCCATGGCGGCACCAGCGGCATCGGCACGACCGCGCTGATGCTGTGCAAGGCCTTGGGGATCAAGGCTTTTGCAACGGCCGGCAGCCAGGAAAAGTGCGACCGGATCCGCGCGCTGGGTGGCGAAGCGATCAATTACCGCGAGGTGGACTTCGCTCAGGAGATCGCCCGGCAAACCCACGAGAAGGGTGTGGACGTAATTCTCGACATCATGGGCGGGAGCTATTTCGAGAGCAACGTGGCGTCACTTGCACGACGCGGTCGACTGGTCATTATCGGTTTTCTGGGCGGCAGCTCCGTCAAGGACTTCAATCTGCTGGCGCTGATGGAAAAGCAAGGCTCGGTGACAGGGTCGATGATGCGTTCGCGCAGCGCGGAGGAAAAAGCCGAGATTGCTCGCGCCGTACTAGCCAATGTCTGGCCGTTGCTCAGTCAAGGCGAATGCCTGCCGATCATTGACCGTGTTTTTCCTCTCGCCGACGCAGTACAAGCGCATCAGCGAATGGAACAAGGCGACCATGTCGGCAAAATCGTGCTGAAGGTGGTGTAA
- a CDS encoding branched-chain amino acid aminotransferase, whose protein sequence is MQGVEINWDKLGFDYIKTAFRYRMLWREGEWQKGALTADNQVHLSEGSTALHYGQQCFEGLKAYRTQAGIDHIFRPLENARRMARSCRRLLMPEVPEDLFVEACRQVVLANKKFMPPYSSGGALYLRPYVIGVGDNVGIRSAPEFLFSVFCVPVGSYFKGGLKPHDFLVTDYDRVAAAGTGSVKIGGNYAAGLLPAAEARGRGFADCIYLDPDTHSNIEEVGAANFFGISQDRRKFITPSSSSILPGITLDSLITIAAQRLGLQVEQRHIRIDELNQLSEAGACGTAAVITPIRSIEHRGAIHAFDAGDEVGPVTLRLYQELTGIQKGDVSPFPNWLVDT, encoded by the coding sequence ATGCAGGGTGTAGAAATAAATTGGGACAAGCTGGGTTTTGATTACATAAAGACAGCTTTTCGTTACCGAATGCTTTGGCGTGAGGGGGAGTGGCAGAAAGGAGCTCTGACCGCAGATAACCAAGTGCACCTGAGCGAAGGATCCACCGCGCTGCATTACGGACAGCAGTGTTTTGAGGGGCTGAAGGCATACCGTACACAAGCAGGAATTGATCACATTTTTCGTCCGCTTGAAAATGCGCGAAGGATGGCCCGCAGCTGCAGGCGCCTTCTAATGCCGGAAGTGCCGGAAGATTTATTCGTGGAAGCCTGTCGCCAAGTCGTCTTGGCCAATAAAAAATTCATGCCTCCTTATTCGAGCGGCGGCGCACTTTACCTGCGCCCATATGTTATCGGGGTCGGGGACAACGTGGGCATCCGTAGTGCACCGGAGTTTTTGTTCTCCGTGTTCTGCGTGCCGGTAGGGTCATATTTTAAAGGTGGGCTCAAACCGCATGATTTTCTAGTTACCGATTACGATCGAGTAGCCGCGGCCGGCACTGGCTCCGTGAAAATTGGCGGAAATTATGCTGCGGGGCTGTTGCCTGCGGCGGAAGCGAGAGGACGGGGTTTTGCTGACTGCATATATTTGGACCCTGATACTCATAGCAACATTGAAGAGGTTGGAGCGGCGAACTTCTTTGGAATATCCCAAGACCGTCGTAAATTCATTACTCCTAGCTCGTCTTCGATACTGCCCGGCATCACACTTGATTCGCTGATCACCATTGCCGCACAGCGTTTAGGGCTGCAGGTGGAACAGCGCCATATCCGGATCGATGAGCTTAATCAGCTCTCTGAAGCTGGTGCATGCGGAACAGCTGCCGTGATCACGCCTATCCGTAGCATAGAACACCGCGGCGCTATACATGCATTTGATGCAGGCGATGAGGTCGGACCAGTCACACTACGTCTTTATCAGGAGCTGACGGGCATCCAGAAAGGAGACGTATCGCCATTCCCTAACTGGCTCGTGGATACATAA
- a CDS encoding LysR family transcriptional regulator: MKIDDIDAFVAVIRCQSISHAAESLDLTQPAITRRVQNFEQALGVELFDRNTKPLKPTPMGTQVYQKCLAILREMDSLRELVASDTPPSGLLRLGVPQTIGDVVLLDALKHLRGQFPDLRAQVVTGWGSHLIGKIENGELDAAAALFPAGKIFPEGIVGESIGKMELVVVCAKSALPKKPVKLADCYALGWVLNPDGCGFRAGLQRTLADQGLSLKVNLETFGTELQLGLVADGMGLGLVPRPLLERSVHRDSLAVMPLKDFKPVMDLWLIYPRFLGNLQAPVASFGSLVAQSLRQERDAA; the protein is encoded by the coding sequence ATGAAAATTGATGACATCGATGCGTTCGTAGCGGTCATTCGCTGCCAGTCGATCAGCCATGCCGCTGAATCCCTGGACCTGACCCAGCCGGCCATCACGCGCCGCGTGCAGAATTTCGAGCAGGCGCTGGGCGTTGAATTGTTCGACCGTAATACCAAGCCGCTCAAGCCGACGCCAATGGGCACGCAGGTCTATCAGAAGTGCCTGGCGATCCTGCGGGAAATGGACTCATTGCGCGAACTCGTCGCCAGCGACACGCCACCCAGCGGTTTGCTCCGGCTGGGCGTGCCGCAAACCATCGGCGACGTCGTGCTGCTGGATGCGCTCAAACACCTGCGCGGGCAATTTCCCGACCTGCGCGCGCAAGTCGTCACCGGCTGGGGCAGCCACCTGATCGGCAAAATCGAGAACGGCGAACTGGACGCGGCTGCGGCGCTGTTCCCGGCCGGGAAGATTTTTCCTGAAGGCATCGTCGGCGAGTCCATCGGCAAGATGGAGCTGGTGGTGGTGTGCGCCAAGAGCGCGCTGCCGAAAAAGCCGGTGAAACTGGCGGACTGCTACGCGCTGGGCTGGGTGCTCAACCCCGACGGCTGCGGTTTCCGTGCCGGGCTGCAACGCACGCTGGCTGATCAGGGGTTGAGCCTGAAGGTCAATCTGGAAACCTTCGGCACCGAGCTGCAACTGGGGCTGGTCGCCGACGGCATGGGTCTGGGTCTGGTGCCGCGTCCGCTGCTGGAGCGCAGCGTCCACCGCGATTCACTCGCGGTCATGCCGCTCAAGGATTTCAAGCCGGTGATGGACCTGTGGCTGATCTACCCGCGCTTCCTCGGCAATTTGCAGGCGCCGGTGGCGTCCTTCGGCAGTTTGGTGGCGCAATCGCTGAGACAGGAACGCGACGCTGCTTAA
- a CDS encoding LysE family translocator — protein sequence MHLTIELLYSFAIFAFVSSITPGPNNTMLLASGVNFGFFQTIPHALGVSLGFMAMVLAVGLGLGAVLEAFPSIYSFLRYAGAAYLIYLAWKIATSGPLESGSHVNSRPLSFLGAAAFQWINPKSWVMAIGAITTYTPSEGYIYNVVVVAACFAVVNIPCVLSWAGFGSALRRFLTKRSYLHAFNITMAILLIMSLYPLLESSGV from the coding sequence ATGCATCTTACTATCGAATTACTTTACAGCTTTGCGATTTTTGCATTTGTGTCATCAATTACACCTGGCCCTAACAATACTATGCTCTTAGCATCTGGCGTAAATTTTGGTTTTTTCCAGACCATTCCTCACGCCTTAGGCGTCAGTTTAGGGTTCATGGCGATGGTTTTAGCAGTGGGGTTAGGGCTAGGGGCTGTATTGGAAGCCTTCCCTTCCATCTATAGCTTTTTGCGCTACGCGGGTGCCGCGTATCTGATCTATTTAGCATGGAAAATAGCTACCTCAGGCCCATTAGAGAGCGGATCCCACGTGAATAGCCGGCCGCTAAGTTTCCTGGGCGCGGCAGCATTTCAATGGATTAATCCAAAGTCATGGGTCATGGCGATTGGGGCAATCACGACCTACACACCCTCTGAGGGATATATTTACAACGTCGTTGTCGTCGCTGCTTGCTTTGCTGTGGTTAACATTCCATGTGTTTTGTCATGGGCGGGATTTGGCTCAGCGTTACGACGTTTTTTAACGAAACGGTCGTACCTGCATGCCTTCAACATCACGATGGCGATTCTTCTAATAATGTCACTTTATCCATTGCTCGAAAGCAGTGGCGTTTAG